In Thermococcus thioreducens, a genomic segment contains:
- a CDS encoding type II toxin-antitoxin system VapC family toxin: protein MVYADTDFFLALLKPSDWLKENARKIYERYMDEITTSEATFLELLILSKKFNLDPVRLLAAVMAVIGEEKEDYLRAAYYMKEHRLNPFDAVHAAKCGGTIISSDKAFEEVGIKRIKLESPE from the coding sequence ATGGTCTACGCTGACACCGACTTTTTTCTAGCCCTTTTAAAGCCCTCCGACTGGCTTAAGGAAAACGCCAGAAAAATCTACGAAAGATACATGGACGAGATAACAACTTCAGAAGCAACGTTTCTTGAGCTACTGATACTCTCAAAGAAGTTCAACCTTGACCCTGTTAGACTTTTGGCAGCGGTCATGGCGGTAATAGGGGAAGAAAAAGAGGACTACCTCCGGGCGGCATACTACATGAAGGAGCACAGACTCAATCCCTTCGATGCCGTTCACGCGGCAAAATGTGGGGGGACAATAATAAGCTCAGACAAAGCCTTTGAGGAGGTAGGAATCAAAAGGATAAAGCTCGAAAGTCCGGAATAA
- a CDS encoding AbrB/MazE/SpoVT family DNA-binding domain-containing protein, with amino-acid sequence MLAKVDPKGRLYLPKELRKNLPKEVYLVRVDDGILIVPKPEDPLKELEELGKNLPDIPIEEIKVEILKEAEKLAGE; translated from the coding sequence ATGCTGGCAAAAGTGGACCCAAAGGGAAGACTGTACCTTCCCAAGGAGCTGAGGAAGAATCTCCCAAAAGAGGTTTACCTCGTCAGGGTGGATGATGGCATACTCATAGTTCCCAAGCCAGAAGACCCCTTAAAGGAGCTTGAAGAGCTTGGAAAAAACCTTCCGGACATCCCGATTGAGGAAATCAAGGTGGAAATCCTAAAAGAGGCCGAAAAGCTCGCAGGTGAGTGA
- a CDS encoding M24 family metallopeptidase, which yields MRLQRLVSLMNEKNFDGALISPGTNLYYLTGLSIHEAGERLTVLVVSADGDYRLLAPSLYENVVRDFPVTFWRDGENPYDKLAWILAELHLSDGRLLIEDTMRADWLMNVMKLGPFEFYPLSSLVRELRMRKDKHEIEMMGHAAKAADRVFDEILSWDLVGMRERELALKIELALRELSDGISFPPIVASGENAANPHHEPGERRLRKGDMVILDYGARWKGYCSDITRTIALGRPNEKLVEIYEVVKGAQERAYRAVREGVEAKAVDRAAREVIENAGYGEYFTHRTGHGLGLDVHEEPYIGPDGNVILENGMVFTIEPGIYVPGLGGVRIEDDVVVHDGKGKRLTRAERELITIG from the coding sequence ATGCGCCTTCAAAGACTCGTATCCCTCATGAATGAGAAAAACTTCGACGGTGCTCTAATAAGCCCCGGGACGAACCTCTACTACCTCACGGGGCTGAGTATACACGAGGCAGGCGAGAGGCTCACGGTTTTGGTCGTAAGCGCCGACGGCGATTACAGGCTCCTAGCGCCGAGCCTCTACGAAAACGTTGTCAGGGACTTCCCGGTTACGTTCTGGCGCGACGGGGAGAACCCCTACGACAAGCTCGCCTGGATTTTAGCGGAGCTTCATCTATCAGACGGCAGACTTCTGATAGAGGACACGATGCGCGCCGACTGGCTGATGAACGTCATGAAGCTCGGTCCCTTCGAGTTCTATCCCTTGAGCTCGCTCGTGAGGGAGCTCCGCATGAGGAAGGATAAGCACGAGATAGAGATGATGGGACACGCCGCCAAGGCCGCCGACAGAGTCTTTGATGAGATCCTGAGCTGGGATCTAGTGGGAATGCGCGAGCGGGAGCTTGCCCTTAAGATAGAGCTGGCATTGAGAGAGCTCAGCGATGGAATATCGTTCCCACCGATAGTAGCGAGTGGAGAGAACGCGGCCAATCCCCACCATGAGCCCGGTGAGAGAAGGCTCAGAAAGGGGGACATGGTGATACTCGACTACGGTGCGAGATGGAAGGGCTACTGCTCGGACATCACAAGGACAATAGCCCTCGGCAGGCCGAACGAGAAGCTCGTGGAGATTTACGAGGTCGTCAAGGGGGCACAGGAGAGAGCTTACAGAGCTGTCCGTGAGGGAGTTGAGGCTAAAGCGGTGGACAGAGCGGCAAGAGAGGTCATAGAGAATGCCGGCTACGGCGAGTACTTCACCCACCGGACGGGACACGGTCTTGGCCTGGACGTCCATGAGGAGCCGTACATCGGCCCGGACGGAAACGTGATCCTCGAAAACGGCATGGTCTTCACCATAGAGCCAGGAATCTACGTCCCCGGCCTCGGAGGGGTTCGCATAGAGGACGACGTTGTTGTCCACGATGGAAAAGGAAAGAGGCTGACGAGGGCGGAGAGGGAGCTGATCACGATTGGGTAG
- a CDS encoding DUF5711 family protein: MRKILGWIFVVLLLVTLVPTEVKAQVVEKEPLWSHNVDGFFTAVSTSADGSYIVAGSASPDNKIYFFNMAGELLWSYNVGDWVYDVSVSSDGSYIVVGSGDKVYFFNKNGELLWDYETKGFVWSVSMSRDGSYIVVGSGWKSGAESYYGKVYFFNRNGELLWSHETRSEAYSVSLSANGNYVVVGSWDDVYFFNQQGELLWKYKTNDRVYSVSVSANGSYVAVGLEFSNEIYFFNSDGKLLWSYKGEKVHSIKYSLHNGLSMSSDGRYIAVIFPLDSKVYLFDRQGKLLWSYDARDYIWSVYISVDENYVAISSDKVYLFSENGTLLWDTNTSPRGWVEGVVLSANGNYTAVWAFLRIYLINKDGELLWDYKIGNYVYSASISKNGSYVAVGSADNKIYFFNRQGELLWNYETSSRVYSVSISANGSYIAAGSKGNVYFLNSRGELLWSYETGGRVRSVSISSDGRYVIAGSDNGRVYFFNRDGELLWSYKANGHISSVSISANGSYIGVGSYDHWIYFFNRDGELLWKYPTGYPILSVSISPDGNYTAAGSYSNRVYFLNKTGELLWSYKTGGGVYSVSISMDGSYIVAGSGDNKVYLFNREGELLWSYDTGDGVYSVSMSEDGNYVAVGSYSMVYFFSRSPLVWDYSPPLQVYAGGEISIPIKIQYNFSANSKVLVKILRSFEVWSTEEVVNAGPGGLSLIAKFTAPVDAGQYTYKVQVFYLDNGKWIKGDEKTFTLNVKKPPETRTTTTSTTGITETQTTSTTGSGICGPAFMLFFIMVPLVRRRER; this comes from the coding sequence GTGAGGAAAATACTTGGTTGGATCTTTGTCGTACTATTGCTGGTAACGTTAGTACCGACTGAGGTGAAAGCCCAGGTGGTAGAAAAAGAACCTCTGTGGAGCCATAACGTTGATGGTTTCTTTACAGCAGTTTCTACTTCGGCAGATGGGAGCTACATTGTGGCAGGTTCCGCTTCACCAGATAACAAGATTTACTTCTTTAACATGGCCGGTGAGTTGTTGTGGAGTTACAATGTGGGTGACTGGGTATACGATGTTTCTGTCTCTTCAGACGGTTCTTACATTGTAGTGGGGTCTGGAGATAAGGTTTACTTTTTCAACAAAAATGGAGAACTATTATGGGATTATGAGACTAAGGGCTTTGTTTGGAGTGTTTCTATGTCCCGTGATGGATCCTATATTGTCGTGGGCTCCGGTTGGAAAAGTGGGGCAGAAAGTTATTATGGCAAAGTTTACTTTTTCAATCGGAATGGAGAACTGTTATGGAGTCACGAAACTCGTAGTGAAGCGTACAGTGTTTCCCTATCGGCGAATGGGAATTACGTTGTAGTCGGCTCTTGGGATGATGTTTACTTCTTTAACCAGCAAGGTGAATTGCTGTGGAAGTACAAAACCAATGACAGGGTTTACAGTGTCTCCGTTTCAGCAAATGGTTCTTATGTTGCAGTGGGTCTCGAGTTCAGTAATGAAATTTACTTCTTTAACAGCGATGGGAAGTTATTGTGGAGTTACAAGGGAGAGAAGGTTCACAGTATAAAATATTCACTTCATAACGGGCTTTCAATGTCTTCTGATGGAAGATATATAGCAGTGATATTCCCGTTAGATAGCAAGGTTTATCTTTTTGACCGGCAGGGTAAGTTATTATGGAGTTACGATGCCAGAGACTATATTTGGAGTGTTTATATCTCCGTAGACGAGAACTATGTAGCAATATCCTCTGACAAGGTGTATTTATTTAGTGAGAATGGTACCTTGCTGTGGGATACCAACACATCACCCCGGGGGTGGGTGGAAGGTGTTGTTCTTTCAGCGAACGGAAACTACACTGCAGTATGGGCATTCCTGAGGATTTACCTCATTAACAAGGATGGAGAACTGTTGTGGGATTACAAGATTGGCAACTATGTCTATAGCGCCTCTATTTCAAAGAACGGCTCTTACGTTGCAGTTGGCTCGGCGGATAACAAGATTTACTTCTTCAATCGGCAAGGTGAATTGCTGTGGAATTACGAGACCAGTAGTCGAGTATATAGCGTTTCTATTTCAGCAAACGGTTCCTACATTGCGGCAGGCTCAAAGGGCAATGTTTATTTTCTCAATAGCAGGGGAGAGTTATTGTGGAGCTATGAAACTGGAGGTCGGGTTAGGAGTGTCTCCATCTCCTCAGACGGACGTTATGTCATAGCGGGCTCAGATAATGGCAGAGTTTACTTCTTCAATCGAGATGGAGAGTTGTTGTGGAGTTACAAAGCCAATGGTCATATTTCGAGTGTTTCAATATCCGCCAACGGCTCGTATATTGGAGTGGGCTCTTATGATCACTGGATCTACTTTTTCAACAGGGATGGAGAGCTATTGTGGAAATACCCAACTGGTTATCCCATCCTCAGCGTTTCTATATCTCCGGACGGAAATTACACTGCAGCAGGTTCGTATAGTAATAGAGTTTACTTCCTCAACAAGACTGGAGAATTATTATGGAGTTACAAAACCGGCGGGGGAGTTTACAGTGTTTCTATTTCCATGGATGGTTCTTACATTGTGGCAGGCTCCGGGGACAACAAAGTATATCTCTTTAACAGGGAGGGAGAGTTACTGTGGAGTTATGATACCGGCGATGGTGTCTACAGTGTTTCCATGTCTGAAGACGGGAATTATGTTGCAGTAGGATCCTACTCAATGGTTTACTTCTTCTCCAGATCGCCATTAGTGTGGGATTATTCACCGCCGCTTCAAGTTTATGCCGGTGGGGAGATTTCAATTCCAATAAAAATCCAGTACAACTTTTCCGCGAATTCAAAAGTGCTTGTTAAGATACTACGATCCTTTGAAGTCTGGAGTACAGAAGAGGTCGTAAATGCAGGGCCTGGAGGGTTATCACTTATCGCTAAATTCACTGCTCCAGTAGATGCCGGGCAGTACACCTACAAGGTCCAAGTTTTTTACTTGGATAATGGCAAGTGGATTAAAGGAGACGAGAAGACTTTCACATTAAATGTTAAAAAACCGCCGGAAACCCGAACTACTACAACAAGCACAACAGGTATCACTGAGACCCAGACAACAAGCACCACAGGTAGCGGCATCTGTGGACCAGCTTTCATGCTCTTTTTTATCATGGTTCCACTTGTGAGAAGAAGAGAGAGATAA
- a CDS encoding Ribonuclease P protein component 3 produces the protein MSEEVSFSRDYFIEMDVRSGDAYDLAKEWFDEVVFTKKLVLESSPDWSGLKEEIKFLRETCGKVALLIVTKKPSLIREVKNRNPKALIYVQGGDMRVNRFALEAGVDALISPWLGRKDPGFDHILARIAARKNVAIGFSLAPLLRANSYERVQILRFMAKTWQLVDKYSVPRFITSSAETRWEVRSPRDLMSLGINLGMEIPQARASLNFYPKRILSKLK, from the coding sequence ATGAGCGAGGAGGTCTCTTTTTCCCGCGACTACTTCATCGAGATGGATGTTAGGAGCGGGGACGCCTACGATTTGGCCAAAGAGTGGTTCGACGAGGTCGTGTTCACAAAAAAGCTCGTCCTCGAAAGTTCTCCCGACTGGAGCGGGCTGAAGGAGGAGATTAAATTCCTCCGGGAGACCTGCGGTAAGGTTGCCCTCCTGATAGTCACCAAAAAGCCGAGCCTCATCCGGGAAGTCAAGAACCGCAATCCGAAGGCGTTAATCTACGTCCAGGGAGGAGACATGAGGGTGAACCGCTTCGCCCTTGAGGCGGGTGTCGATGCCCTTATAAGCCCCTGGCTGGGGAGGAAGGATCCGGGCTTTGACCACATCTTGGCGAGGATAGCGGCCAGAAAGAACGTTGCGATAGGGTTCTCTCTGGCACCGCTCCTCAGGGCGAACTCCTATGAGAGGGTTCAAATCCTGCGCTTCATGGCCAAGACTTGGCAACTTGTTGACAAGTACTCGGTTCCGAGGTTTATCACAAGTTCGGCCGAAACGCGGTGGGAGGTTCGCTCTCCGAGGGATTTGATGAGCCTCGGGATAAACCTGGGAATGGAGATCCCTCAGGCGAGGGCGAGCCTGAACTTCTACCCGAAAAGGATTCTGTCAAAGTTAAAGTGA
- a CDS encoding RNA-binding protein — protein sequence MGKIRAHHIRITTFIQATEDEDKVLEAIATFIPEEIDDEDIIFDIDETTGFFGNPIKVVNVEIKRSRAVRKFLDHFKELLSEEDKRYIIDNLDEKVDEEGTLYVRFNKQKAYLGEPEIDEGGDTIQVKIKVKAFPMRKEAVVKAVREWLEE from the coding sequence ATGGGGAAGATACGGGCGCATCACATCAGGATTACCACTTTCATCCAGGCAACGGAAGACGAGGACAAGGTTCTCGAGGCGATAGCCACATTCATCCCCGAGGAGATAGACGACGAGGACATAATCTTTGACATAGACGAGACCACGGGGTTCTTCGGCAACCCCATCAAGGTCGTCAACGTCGAAATCAAGCGGAGCAGGGCGGTTAGAAAGTTCCTCGACCACTTCAAGGAACTGCTGAGCGAGGAGGACAAACGCTACATCATCGACAACCTCGACGAGAAGGTCGATGAGGAGGGAACCCTATACGTCCGCTTCAACAAGCAGAAGGCTTACCTCGGCGAGCCGGAGATAGATGAGGGCGGCGACACTATTCAGGTCAAGATAAAGGTCAAGGCCTTCCCGATGAGAAAGGAAGCGGTCGTCAAAGCCGTCAGGGAGTGGCTTGAGGAATGA
- a CDS encoding 50S ribosomal protein L15e, whose product MGMYKYIREAWKSPKKSYVGELLKVRMIKWRREPVVVRIERPTRLDRARSLGYQAKQGYVMVRVRVRKGGRKRPRWKGGRKPSKMGQVKYSPKKSLQWIAEEKAARKFPNLEVLNSYWVGEDGMYRWFEVIMVDPHHPVIKSDPKIAWIAGKAHKGRVFRGLTSAGRKSRGLRNKGKGAEKVRPSIRANKGKGK is encoded by the coding sequence ATGGGAATGTACAAGTACATTAGGGAAGCCTGGAAGAGCCCCAAGAAGAGCTACGTCGGGGAGCTTCTCAAGGTCAGGATGATAAAGTGGAGGAGAGAACCGGTCGTCGTTAGGATTGAGAGGCCGACCAGGCTTGACAGGGCAAGGAGCCTCGGCTATCAGGCCAAGCAGGGCTACGTGATGGTTAGAGTCAGAGTCAGGAAGGGCGGAAGGAAGAGGCCCAGGTGGAAGGGCGGAAGGAAGCCGAGCAAGATGGGTCAGGTCAAGTACAGCCCGAAGAAGAGCCTCCAGTGGATAGCCGAGGAGAAGGCGGCCAGAAAGTTCCCCAACCTTGAGGTCCTCAACAGCTACTGGGTCGGCGAGGACGGAATGTACAGGTGGTTTGAGGTCATAATGGTCGACCCGCACCACCCGGTCATAAAGAGCGACCCGAAGATCGCCTGGATAGCAGGCAAGGCCCACAAGGGCAGGGTCTTCCGCGGACTCACTTCAGCAGGCAGGAAGAGCAGGGGACTTAGGAACAAGGGCAAAGGAGCTGAAAAGGTCAGGCCCAGCATAAGGGCCAACAAGGGCAAGGGCAAGTGA
- a CDS encoding TrpB-like pyridoxal phosphate-dependent enzyme — MKAVLPDSRIPKRWYNILSDLPEELAPPLDPETEEPMEPEKLLRIFAEELVKQEMSTERYVEIPRKVRELYAKIGRPTPLFRATNLEKALGTPARIYFKYEGATVTGSHKINTALAQAYYAKEQGIEKLITETGAGQWGTALSLAGALMGLKIRVYMARASYQQKPYRKTIMHLYGAEIYPSPSNRTEIGRKFLAEDPNHPGGLGIAISEAIEDVLRDEKARYALGSVLNHVLMHQTVIGLEAREQMKEFEEPDVIIGCVGGGSNFAGLAYPFVKDVLDGKADYEFIAVEPKAAPSMTRGVYKYDFGDSGGYTPKMKMHTLGHTYYVPPIHAGGLRYHGLAPTLSILINHGIVKPVAYHQNEVFQAAHLFARTEGIIPAPESAHAVKATIDRALKAKEKGRDEVILFNLSGHGLLDLRGYADYLDEKLEDYEPELFPALEG; from the coding sequence ATGAAAGCCGTTCTGCCGGATTCGAGAATACCAAAGAGGTGGTACAACATACTGTCCGACCTGCCGGAGGAGCTGGCGCCTCCCCTCGATCCAGAGACAGAGGAGCCGATGGAGCCGGAGAAACTGTTGAGGATTTTCGCAGAAGAACTCGTAAAGCAGGAGATGAGCACCGAAAGGTACGTTGAGATTCCCAGGAAAGTCCGCGAGCTGTACGCCAAGATTGGCCGCCCTACGCCGCTCTTCCGTGCCACAAACCTCGAAAAAGCCCTTGGAACGCCGGCGAGGATTTACTTCAAGTACGAGGGTGCAACAGTAACTGGTAGCCACAAGATAAACACCGCCCTGGCCCAGGCGTACTACGCGAAGGAACAGGGAATAGAGAAGCTTATAACTGAAACTGGAGCCGGACAGTGGGGGACAGCTTTGAGCCTGGCCGGGGCGCTTATGGGGCTGAAGATAAGGGTTTACATGGCGAGGGCGAGCTACCAGCAAAAGCCCTACAGGAAGACGATAATGCACCTCTACGGGGCCGAGATTTATCCAAGCCCGAGCAACAGAACCGAAATAGGCAGGAAGTTCCTGGCGGAAGACCCCAACCACCCCGGCGGACTGGGGATAGCGATAAGCGAGGCCATCGAGGACGTTCTCCGCGATGAGAAGGCACGCTACGCCCTTGGAAGTGTCTTAAACCACGTTCTCATGCATCAGACGGTCATCGGTTTGGAAGCCAGGGAGCAGATGAAGGAGTTCGAGGAGCCGGACGTTATAATCGGCTGCGTCGGCGGCGGGAGCAACTTCGCGGGTTTGGCTTACCCCTTCGTGAAGGACGTCCTCGACGGAAAAGCGGACTACGAGTTCATAGCCGTTGAACCGAAGGCCGCACCGAGCATGACGAGAGGGGTCTATAAATACGACTTCGGCGATTCAGGGGGATACACGCCGAAGATGAAGATGCACACCCTCGGCCACACCTACTACGTCCCGCCAATCCACGCGGGCGGGTTGAGATACCACGGCCTGGCTCCAACGCTGAGCATACTTATAAACCACGGCATCGTCAAACCGGTAGCCTACCACCAGAACGAGGTCTTTCAGGCGGCCCACCTGTTTGCTAGGACGGAGGGAATAATCCCTGCACCGGAGAGCGCACATGCAGTTAAAGCCACCATAGATAGGGCACTTAAAGCCAAGGAAAAAGGCAGGGATGAGGTCATACTATTCAACCTTAGCGGCCACGGCCTGCTCGACCTCAGGGGCTACGCGGATTATCTCGACGAAAAGCTTGAGGACTACGAGCCCGAACTGTTCCCGGCTCTGGAAGGATGA
- a CDS encoding TIGR00341 family protein: protein MLRLEIYCGEDESEKVREVLVKWGLQFYAEEVQSNEHQALKFTVLVPDFVINDVVDELMKAVDLRKGHSSITWTPVSGKSVKYSNSVKSLRKFKRRWSLAAIEGLIENANSGAQVDPIQLTLGAVASIIALFGLINDSIVMIISAMLLSPILGPLYGFSLNIVMGRGRDALDAVYSILKLLAVIFLSALLASLALRFAGSMPAQPTHEILVRGDSGLVYILLAIILGYAGIVAIVSRIPEILAGVSIAAALVPPTTVIGISLAMGWWDVFAGSLALTVENVLGLLSGSLLGLYILNVSPRSYYEKRAAKLYTKRTVLVLALMLAALVLVELLS from the coding sequence ATGCTCCGGCTGGAAATCTACTGCGGCGAGGACGAGAGTGAGAAGGTTAGGGAGGTTCTGGTTAAGTGGGGCCTCCAGTTCTACGCCGAGGAAGTGCAGAGCAACGAGCATCAGGCGCTTAAATTCACGGTTCTCGTGCCTGATTTTGTGATCAACGACGTCGTTGACGAGCTGATGAAGGCCGTTGACCTGCGGAAGGGGCACTCCTCGATAACTTGGACGCCTGTCAGCGGGAAGTCGGTGAAATACTCCAACTCGGTCAAGTCGCTCAGAAAATTCAAGCGCCGCTGGAGTCTCGCCGCCATAGAGGGGCTCATCGAGAACGCCAACAGCGGGGCCCAGGTTGACCCGATCCAGCTCACCCTCGGTGCCGTTGCCTCGATCATAGCGCTCTTCGGCCTTATCAACGACAGCATAGTCATGATAATTTCGGCCATGCTCCTCTCGCCGATTCTCGGCCCGCTCTATGGCTTCTCCCTCAACATCGTCATGGGCAGGGGCAGGGATGCCCTCGATGCAGTTTACTCAATCCTGAAGCTTCTCGCCGTCATATTCTTATCGGCTCTCCTCGCCTCCCTGGCCCTCAGATTTGCCGGCTCGATGCCCGCTCAACCAACCCACGAGATACTCGTCCGCGGCGATTCTGGCCTCGTCTACATTCTCCTGGCGATAATCCTCGGCTACGCCGGAATAGTTGCCATAGTTAGCAGAATTCCGGAGATCCTCGCTGGAGTCTCAATTGCGGCCGCACTGGTTCCACCAACGACGGTGATAGGGATTTCCCTGGCCATGGGGTGGTGGGACGTTTTTGCCGGCTCGCTTGCCCTCACCGTTGAGAACGTCCTCGGTCTTCTCAGCGGTTCTCTCCTCGGACTCTACATACTCAACGTCTCCCCAAGGAGCTACTATGAAAAGAGGGCGGCGAAGCTCTACACAAAGAGAACGGTGCTCGTGCTTGCCCTCATGCTTGCCGCTCTCGTCCTTGTGGAACTCCTGAGCTAG